A stretch of the Leptospira bandrabouensis genome encodes the following:
- the hrpB gene encoding ATP-dependent helicase HrpB, with product MSPPLDPFPVLTALQSIVDSIQTNPVTILDAPPGTGKTTALPIELLRAGVSSGKKICILEPRRIAAKSAAKRISQTLNENLGDTVGYRVRFDTKIGENTKIEFLTDGILTKILLSDPEIKDYGLIVFDEFHERRMDSDLCFALVRRTQEVFRDDLKILVMSATLDGQNFESLGIRSKPIEVRATTYPLEIFHMGDSNKNSNQRLLDLIPKAVEQTEGDILVFLSGKKEIRDLRNSLESIPGIKSNATVLGLYGDMDLADQEKIFLPSLPGKKKIILSTNIAESSVTIPGVRVVFDSGYEKHLHFDSESGVSHLIKERISLSSAKQRAGRAAREGKGLVYRLWSKEEEQSFLDRTKPEILSGDIDRLVLEIKSWGEEIQQLSFLDPPNKGSVIQSTTRLKLLGCLDSHENLTNIGKECLRYPLPIRLGKILAILPQEKENLIADVVSLVGKESSGIEAKNFSEETSAYPFSYELKAVYEQILRIYREKTDFSVIKPDQNRLYYLSSGFPDRIAKGKVAGGKSFKLSNGKLASLNTTSIQIPEYIIVLDTFSFGQEIFITQYLPIEETEIEKYFSEIISVKVTSEKRTNQRGESFLLVKEERRLGDLVLDSKETNHPNQEILGLALEEYLVKSSLEEEWKKNPELMQFYNRVKFLEQHGVLNTKTDFHHLKENFKEWLFPFINFDSGKLSLDKLPFLEAFKAYVGYENLSLIDSEAPISIQVPSGSKIQLNYDGIEPELHVKLQELFGLKSLPKLANGKVNILIHLLSPARRPVQITKDLESFWNQGYHEVKKELKGRYPKHPWPDKPWEAVPTKHLNHTKRS from the coding sequence GTGTCACCTCCTTTGGATCCATTCCCCGTACTCACCGCCTTACAATCCATTGTCGATTCTATCCAAACAAATCCTGTCACCATCTTAGATGCTCCGCCAGGGACAGGAAAAACAACGGCTCTCCCGATAGAACTTTTGCGAGCGGGTGTTTCCTCTGGGAAAAAAATCTGTATTTTAGAACCTAGACGAATTGCGGCAAAAAGTGCCGCAAAAAGGATCAGCCAAACTTTAAACGAAAACCTAGGTGATACTGTCGGTTACAGAGTTCGGTTTGATACAAAAATCGGGGAAAATACAAAAATTGAATTTCTGACAGATGGGATTTTAACTAAAATTCTTCTCTCTGACCCGGAAATTAAAGATTACGGACTCATTGTCTTTGATGAATTTCATGAAAGGCGAATGGATTCTGATCTTTGTTTTGCTTTGGTTAGACGAACCCAAGAGGTCTTTCGCGATGATTTAAAAATCCTTGTAATGTCAGCCACTTTAGACGGACAAAATTTTGAATCACTAGGGATCCGGTCCAAACCAATTGAAGTTCGGGCGACCACCTACCCTCTGGAAATTTTCCACATGGGAGATTCCAATAAAAATTCAAATCAAAGATTATTGGATTTAATTCCTAAAGCCGTAGAACAAACAGAAGGTGATATCCTTGTTTTTTTATCAGGTAAAAAAGAGATTCGCGATTTAAGGAACAGTTTGGAATCCATCCCTGGAATCAAATCTAACGCAACTGTATTAGGATTATACGGTGATATGGATTTAGCCGACCAAGAAAAAATCTTTTTACCTTCTTTGCCTGGGAAAAAGAAAATCATTCTTTCGACAAATATTGCCGAGTCTTCCGTTACCATTCCAGGTGTCCGCGTTGTATTTGATTCCGGTTATGAAAAACACCTTCACTTTGATTCTGAATCAGGTGTTTCTCATTTAATCAAAGAACGGATTAGCTTAAGTAGCGCCAAACAACGTGCCGGGCGAGCGGCAAGAGAAGGAAAAGGTTTGGTTTACCGACTTTGGTCAAAGGAAGAAGAACAATCATTTTTAGATCGGACCAAACCGGAGATCCTATCTGGAGATATTGACCGTCTGGTTTTAGAAATTAAGTCCTGGGGCGAAGAAATCCAACAGTTATCTTTTTTAGATCCGCCAAACAAAGGATCGGTGATCCAAAGTACAACCAGATTGAAACTTCTAGGTTGTTTAGATTCCCATGAAAACCTTACCAATATAGGAAAAGAATGTTTAAGATACCCTCTACCGATACGGCTAGGGAAAATATTGGCCATCCTACCCCAAGAAAAAGAAAATCTAATCGCCGACGTAGTCTCGTTAGTTGGAAAAGAAAGTTCAGGAATAGAAGCAAAAAACTTTTCAGAAGAGACTTCAGCCTATCCCTTTTCCTATGAGTTAAAGGCAGTTTATGAGCAAATTTTGCGTATTTACAGGGAAAAAACTGACTTTTCTGTGATAAAACCAGATCAAAATCGACTTTATTATTTGTCCTCTGGATTCCCGGATCGGATTGCAAAAGGAAAAGTGGCAGGAGGGAAAAGTTTTAAACTTTCTAATGGGAAACTCGCCTCCTTAAACACAACGTCCATCCAAATCCCAGAATATATTATAGTTTTAGATACTTTTTCTTTCGGCCAAGAAATTTTTATCACTCAGTATCTGCCAATAGAAGAAACAGAAATTGAGAAATATTTTTCCGAGATCATATCAGTGAAGGTTACTTCAGAAAAAAGAACCAACCAAAGAGGAGAATCTTTTCTTTTAGTCAAAGAGGAAAGAAGATTAGGAGATTTGGTTTTAGATTCCAAAGAAACAAATCATCCAAACCAAGAGATACTGGGTTTGGCACTGGAAGAATATTTAGTTAAATCTTCCTTAGAGGAAGAATGGAAAAAAAATCCAGAATTAATGCAATTCTACAACCGTGTGAAATTTTTAGAACAACATGGAGTTCTAAACACAAAAACAGATTTCCATCATTTGAAAGAAAATTTCAAAGAATGGTTATTTCCTTTTATTAATTTTGATTCAGGAAAACTGTCATTAGACAAACTCCCTTTTTTGGAAGCATTCAAAGCCTATGTGGGATATGAAAATTTGAGTTTGATTGATTCAGAGGCACCAATCTCCATCCAAGTTCCTTCCGGTTCTAAGATCCAATTGAATTATGATGGAATCGAACCCGAACTTCACGTCAAATTACAAGAGTTATTCGGTCTAAAATCCTTACCAAAACTTGCGAATGGGAAGGTAAACATTCTCATTCACCTACTCTCCCCTGCAAGAAGGCCTGTACAAATTACCAAAGATTTAGAAAGTTTCTGGAACCAGGGATACCATGAGGTAAAAAAAGAATTAAAAGGAAGGTATCCGAAACACCCTTGGCCAGACAAACCTTGGGAAGCGGTTCCTACCAAACATTTAAATCACACCAAACGTTCGTAA
- a CDS encoding methylated-DNA--[protein]-cysteine S-methyltransferase — protein MDSNHKHYEIIKNSIEYVLEHFEEQPNLDVLAERVSLSPFHFQKVFRTWAGVSPKEFLQFVTVTHAKHLLKESNLLDTTYSLGLSSTGRLHDLFVKLEAMTPGEFKRGGEGLILQYEVFPSSFGEILLVSSERGIQSLQFIDTLEQGISDTKKEFPNAIWKEGSSEEHKKIKDYFQKFLIPETPIPLYLYGTEFQFKVWKSLLKIPMGNLCTYGDIAESIRQPSAQRAVGTAIGKNPIAYLIPCHRVIQTSGLFGGYRWNPNRKRMIIAWEQSKLVSPNNELS, from the coding sequence GTGGATTCCAATCACAAACACTACGAAATCATCAAAAACTCCATCGAATATGTTTTGGAACATTTTGAAGAACAACCGAATTTAGATGTTTTGGCCGAACGAGTTTCGTTAAGTCCCTTTCATTTTCAAAAAGTATTTCGGACTTGGGCCGGTGTTTCACCAAAGGAGTTTTTACAATTTGTGACTGTAACTCACGCCAAACATCTGTTAAAAGAATCAAATCTTTTGGATACAACGTATTCTCTCGGATTGTCAAGCACAGGAAGGTTACATGATTTATTTGTTAAATTGGAAGCAATGACTCCTGGTGAATTCAAACGAGGAGGCGAAGGATTGATTTTGCAATACGAAGTATTTCCGTCTTCTTTTGGAGAAATTCTTTTAGTATCATCGGAACGAGGAATTCAGTCTCTTCAATTTATTGATACATTAGAACAAGGAATCTCAGATACAAAAAAAGAATTTCCGAATGCGATTTGGAAAGAAGGAAGTTCAGAGGAACACAAAAAGATAAAAGACTATTTTCAGAAATTTCTAATTCCAGAAACACCCATTCCCCTTTATCTTTATGGAACAGAATTCCAATTTAAAGTTTGGAAATCTTTATTAAAAATTCCAATGGGGAATCTTTGTACTTATGGAGATATAGCTGAATCCATAAGACAACCATCTGCACAAAGGGCTGTGGGAACCGCAATCGGTAAAAATCCCATTGCCTACCTAATTCCATGTCATAGAGTGATCCAAACTTCAGGTTTGTTTGGCGGATATAGGTGGAATCCTAACCGAAAACGAATGATCATTGCCTGGGAACAATCCAAACTTGTTTCACCAAACAATGAGTTGTCGTAA
- a CDS encoding lysoplasmalogenase family protein produces MVYYLILTTIPVAIISAFLIHWYTLQGETNPLKRLEHSRGIYLGFSFQILLFAWLLFQLGHAKFSYPLYAIGFSFLGDWFNLQFPIAKKQMEDPVLGGIFSFAIAQVFFLLSFWKLATWNEIYNGVLPYAVTIVLLILPALIFYFRVYNPNRSKWVMASAFVYGLVLCFFVSLCFNAYLVFGGVWIYLAIGAGFFLLSDAVMGETTINGTRHPRWEFQVPWVTYLIAQSFLLVGFFLVSHTRHLA; encoded by the coding sequence ATGGTATACTACTTAATTCTCACAACCATTCCTGTAGCCATCATTTCGGCATTTTTAATCCATTGGTATACGTTACAAGGGGAAACAAATCCACTCAAACGTTTAGAACATTCCCGTGGAATCTATCTGGGATTTTCCTTTCAAATCCTACTTTTTGCATGGTTATTATTCCAACTGGGCCATGCTAAGTTTTCTTATCCTTTATACGCCATTGGATTTTCCTTTTTGGGAGATTGGTTCAACCTTCAATTTCCAATTGCCAAAAAACAAATGGAAGACCCAGTCCTTGGTGGAATTTTTAGTTTTGCCATTGCCCAAGTTTTCTTTTTGTTATCCTTTTGGAAATTAGCCACTTGGAATGAAATTTATAATGGTGTTTTGCCTTATGCCGTAACCATTGTTTTATTGATTTTACCTGCACTCATTTTTTATTTTAGAGTCTACAATCCCAATCGTTCCAAATGGGTCATGGCATCTGCTTTTGTTTATGGATTGGTTTTGTGTTTTTTTGTATCTTTATGTTTTAACGCCTATCTAGTGTTTGGTGGAGTTTGGATTTATTTAGCCATTGGAGCCGGTTTTTTCCTCCTCTCTGATGCTGTAATGGGAGAAACAACGATCAATGGAACTAGGCACCCTAGGTGGGAATTTCAAGTTCCTTGGGTCACCTACCTGATTGCCCAAAGTTTTTTACTCGTGGGATTCTTTTTGGTTTCTCATACAAGGCATTTAGCTTAG
- a CDS encoding choice-of-anchor D domain-containing protein gives MNLLIFLTFIPLLTIGCPGGGGGGGGAAFALMGLGGGGTDVSAPKLEITYSGVVRESGATINLGSEPMNTTNGKLASLTIHNKGTATLSLPGSPIVTLGGTDKDDFQLTQPNQSTLAPNTSVTFTLRFKPVSTQGSKTANIRLETSDPALSAFQLTFTATAGAPAARLEVSQSATEIVSNGSFNMGSVEEKSSGSAIQFTVRNTGSLASTLGNPMVESSDTQFTVSAVSAANGSSLAKDGSFTFNVTFSPANSTPTAKSTTITVNATPSNFLFTLNGTATIKPEPNIAISHNSSSFTSGGTIPTFGAFWPGTTSNAKSVTITNNGTATLTGLAVNEQSGDTDQFITSAPGSTTLTPGQSTSFTVTFSPSANGAKTAVVRVTSNNGNNGVASSADITVEGTGKASSAVSVSWIGAKEKAPNDTDGGYKVCYSKAVDFNPSDVNGTTIFCDTVANTGGTTPTTKVISVNTYGIWYIKVYAFGKYNTTGGIPSSQISINVPST, from the coding sequence TTGAATCTACTAATATTCCTGACATTTATTCCATTATTGACAATCGGTTGCCCTGGTGGTGGCGGCGGGGGTGGAGGAGCTGCTTTTGCCCTAATGGGATTAGGTGGTGGAGGTACAGATGTTTCTGCCCCCAAGTTAGAAATTACTTATTCTGGTGTTGTCCGTGAAAGTGGGGCAACCATTAACTTAGGATCAGAGCCTATGAATACAACGAATGGAAAATTGGCTTCACTTACCATTCACAACAAAGGCACTGCCACTCTGTCGCTCCCTGGATCACCGATTGTTACGTTAGGTGGCACTGATAAGGATGATTTTCAATTAACCCAACCGAACCAAAGTACGTTAGCTCCAAATACTTCCGTTACATTTACTTTACGATTTAAGCCTGTTTCAACTCAAGGATCAAAGACCGCAAATATTCGTTTGGAGACTTCAGATCCAGCTCTTTCGGCATTCCAACTGACTTTTACAGCAACTGCAGGTGCGCCTGCTGCTAGGTTAGAAGTTTCTCAATCAGCCACAGAAATAGTAAGCAATGGAAGTTTTAATATGGGAAGTGTAGAAGAAAAATCTTCCGGATCGGCAATCCAATTTACCGTTCGCAATACAGGAAGCCTTGCTTCTACACTGGGAAATCCTATGGTGGAAAGTTCAGACACACAATTTACAGTTTCCGCAGTATCAGCTGCGAACGGATCTTCCTTAGCAAAGGATGGTTCGTTTACTTTCAATGTTACCTTTTCACCTGCCAATTCAACTCCAACGGCGAAATCAACAACGATTACAGTGAATGCGACTCCATCCAATTTCCTTTTTACACTCAATGGAACTGCTACTATAAAACCAGAGCCTAACATCGCGATTTCGCATAACTCTAGTTCGTTTACTTCTGGTGGAACGATTCCAACTTTTGGAGCTTTTTGGCCAGGTACAACTTCCAACGCAAAGTCAGTGACCATCACAAATAATGGAACGGCAACTCTGACTGGGCTTGCAGTAAACGAACAAAGCGGAGATACGGACCAGTTCATTACAAGTGCTCCTGGATCGACAACACTCACTCCCGGACAAAGTACGAGCTTTACTGTAACCTTCTCACCATCCGCAAATGGTGCGAAAACAGCGGTAGTGCGAGTAACAAGTAATAATGGAAACAATGGGGTTGCTTCTTCAGCAGATATCACAGTGGAAGGAACGGGAAAAGCGAGTTCCGCAGTCTCTGTATCTTGGATAGGAGCAAAAGAGAAGGCACCAAATGATACTGATGGTGGATATAAGGTTTGTTATAGTAAGGCCGTTGACTTTAACCCTTCCGATGTGAATGGAACAACAATTTTCTGTGATACGGTTGCAAATACTGGTGGAACGACACCTACCACAAAAGTCATTTCAGTAAATACTTATGGGATTTGGTATATCAAAGTCTATGCTTTCGGGAAATACAATACAACGGGTGGAATTCCTTCATCACAAATTTCGATAAATGTGCCATCTACATAA
- a CDS encoding S8 family serine peptidase, giving the protein MKTIISRNSKLKILGILVLVGSTVIISDPVEKNFLSQPFRSKSSLANLVSNSAQSRRSHFAPDEIVIKFKQHIPNDELFSRSRSLGFNVEQVSKRAHFTKVKIASSETVEEAVVRANRDPSVEYAEPTYYYYAHAATPNDTDFAKLWGLSNSGQPISSPSYATNNPGTSGKDMNVLGAWDISTNCSSIIVAVLDTGINYNHEDLTANMWDGSVSCKDKDGINIGGGCQNHGWDFVSGDNDPKDENGHGSHVAGTIGAVGNNNKGITGVCQSAKLMSVRVLDASGVGTNASIAQGIHFAVHNGAKVINMSLGGNDDSSAVNEAIEFARTRDVLVVVAAGNETRDLKTGASYPCKNTNTNLICIAALDQNYELADFSNFDTTTNENNRSVDFGAPGTNIYSIFGTELKSDEAANGYSGWLMTGSGGVSNYSWVNRNCSGYNLLTIPNDCTLFNWAFTQTNVYATELDPSMGIGTYKTFALPSGATNITVSHQVVAEAKRNSSSNICNDYGLAMYGPGNTHPFLSSYLSFKNQVFPNDNATSFFCEKDEKPFVSYYETDFLTNCIGNTHCTIGYRYYSNSDETTWGGMFVSKLFFYAWAPSNNNYGLYNGTSMATPNVAGVVALIRAYNPLLNHTEVIQKLIDGGSATASIASNSKYGKSINANASVKHLNQVTGVTATLQ; this is encoded by the coding sequence ATGAAAACAATAATAAGTCGCAATTCTAAATTAAAAATATTAGGTATCCTTGTCCTAGTTGGATCAACAGTCATTATTTCAGATCCAGTTGAGAAAAATTTTTTATCTCAACCGTTTCGATCTAAAAGTTCATTAGCAAACCTAGTGTCAAATTCAGCCCAATCCCGTCGGTCTCACTTTGCACCTGATGAAATTGTTATCAAATTTAAACAACATATCCCAAATGATGAACTTTTTTCTCGCTCAAGATCACTAGGTTTTAATGTAGAACAAGTCAGTAAAAGGGCACACTTTACGAAGGTAAAAATTGCGAGTTCAGAAACAGTAGAAGAAGCTGTGGTTCGTGCAAATCGTGATCCGTCAGTTGAATATGCAGAACCGACTTACTACTATTATGCACATGCAGCGACTCCAAATGATACTGACTTCGCTAAACTATGGGGACTCAGTAATTCTGGACAACCTATTTCGAGCCCTTCTTACGCAACCAATAACCCTGGTACTTCTGGAAAAGATATGAATGTTCTGGGCGCTTGGGATATATCTACAAACTGTAGTTCCATCATTGTAGCTGTGTTAGACACAGGAATCAACTACAACCATGAAGATTTAACTGCGAATATGTGGGATGGTTCAGTAAGTTGTAAGGATAAAGATGGGATCAATATTGGTGGTGGATGCCAAAATCATGGATGGGATTTTGTCTCTGGTGACAATGATCCCAAAGACGAAAACGGTCATGGTAGTCACGTTGCTGGTACAATAGGGGCGGTTGGCAATAATAACAAAGGAATTACTGGAGTCTGCCAATCAGCAAAACTGATGTCTGTTAGAGTTTTAGATGCGAGTGGAGTCGGAACAAACGCTTCTATTGCTCAAGGTATACACTTTGCTGTCCACAATGGTGCCAAAGTAATTAATATGAGTTTGGGAGGGAACGACGATAGCTCTGCAGTCAATGAAGCGATTGAGTTTGCAAGAACTCGCGATGTACTTGTTGTGGTTGCTGCGGGTAACGAAACCAGAGACTTAAAAACTGGTGCTTCGTATCCTTGTAAAAATACGAATACAAACTTAATCTGCATTGCTGCCTTAGACCAGAATTATGAACTTGCTGACTTTTCTAATTTCGATACAACAACAAATGAGAATAATCGTTCCGTAGACTTTGGTGCCCCTGGTACAAATATTTATAGTATATTTGGAACAGAATTAAAGTCTGATGAAGCCGCTAACGGATATTCTGGTTGGTTAATGACTGGTAGCGGAGGAGTTTCCAATTATTCTTGGGTTAATAGAAATTGTTCAGGTTATAATCTTCTTACGATCCCAAATGATTGTACATTATTTAATTGGGCTTTTACTCAAACGAATGTTTATGCAACTGAACTTGATCCTAGTATGGGAATAGGTACGTACAAAACTTTCGCTCTACCAAGTGGAGCAACTAACATTACAGTTTCTCACCAAGTTGTAGCGGAGGCTAAAAGAAATTCATCAAGCAATATCTGCAATGACTACGGACTTGCAATGTATGGTCCAGGTAATACTCATCCATTCCTTAGTTCTTATCTAAGTTTCAAAAATCAGGTTTTTCCAAATGACAATGCCACTTCGTTTTTTTGTGAAAAAGATGAAAAACCTTTCGTAAGCTATTATGAAACCGATTTCTTAACTAACTGTATTGGGAATACTCATTGTACGATTGGATACCGATATTATTCAAATTCAGATGAGACTACTTGGGGTGGAATGTTTGTCAGTAAACTTTTTTTCTATGCATGGGCACCTTCCAATAATAACTATGGTCTCTATAATGGAACATCGATGGCCACTCCGAACGTAGCTGGAGTAGTTGCACTCATCCGCGCTTATAACCCTTTATTAAACCATACTGAAGTTATTCAAAAGTTGATTGATGGAGGCTCTGCAACCGCATCCATTGCCTCTAATTCTAAATATGGTAAGTCAATCAATGCAAATGCTTCGGTGAAACATCTGAATCAGGTGACAGGTGTTACTGCTACACTTCAATAG
- a CDS encoding HAMP domain-containing protein, whose protein sequence is MSQNHKKTFRFHYLIDKEFQLKFLAHYSLLFISGVLVTLGFLYWLNQAKYDGGAVFRLRQDAQTVYWKVENEDAGPSEAKEKFVPREIYLPNYDHQLNMYTIQFDAVVTLSILYLLLITVFSVFKSHKMAGPVFSIKRSLQRMASGEPIETIRIRKGDEFQELVQVLNEVIQKRVSDGSKK, encoded by the coding sequence ATGTCTCAAAATCACAAAAAAACCTTTCGTTTTCATTATCTCATCGATAAGGAATTCCAATTAAAGTTTTTAGCGCACTATTCGCTTTTGTTTATATCCGGGGTACTTGTGACTTTAGGTTTTCTCTATTGGTTGAACCAGGCAAAGTATGACGGTGGTGCCGTATTTCGACTGCGCCAAGATGCACAAACTGTGTATTGGAAAGTAGAGAACGAAGATGCGGGTCCAAGCGAGGCAAAAGAGAAGTTTGTTCCCAGAGAAATTTACCTTCCTAACTACGACCATCAATTAAATATGTATACCATTCAATTCGATGCTGTAGTGACACTTTCCATTCTTTATTTACTCTTAATCACTGTGTTCTCCGTTTTCAAATCTCACAAAATGGCAGGTCCCGTTTTTAGTATCAAACGGTCTTTGCAGCGAATGGCTTCGGGCGAACCCATTGAAACCATCCGCATCCGGAAAGGTGATGAGTTCCAAGAGCTTGTGCAAGTGCTGAATGAAGTCATTCAAAAACGTGTGAGTGACGGGTCAAAAAAGTAA
- a CDS encoding FecR family protein, translating to MNEFEKQQTFAKWEALLRKPSKVTESREFPTWEVVSKRNIQFEYIPQKSSVSNVISFFRKPIGLSLVGGSALSLAAALVFVFLLNPSNSNQSEVANASVVKTSNAIVSPLKVIVSSVKGKVSVLPEGSSHPVALVKNYQLVSGDIIITDGNSQSDIDFETGSWMRITPNSEVILDRIEKTEDAQTQKFSVKKGKLFASVSKLSKDSQFIVQAGEHLTQVRGTVFSVQFDGTLEVVAVREGSVSVGDLILSSKQQTIVKLGENPISVASLSVKEDKELKAFQTQSILARESKLYEEHARLELVRLEDGTEYRGVILGQSETHLHFQGLDGLIEIPIQKILETEKIR from the coding sequence ATGAACGAATTTGAGAAACAACAGACATTCGCGAAATGGGAAGCACTCTTACGCAAACCTTCCAAGGTAACAGAGTCTAGAGAATTTCCTACTTGGGAAGTTGTTTCCAAACGAAACATCCAATTCGAATATATTCCCCAAAAAAGTTCTGTTTCTAATGTAATTTCTTTTTTCCGCAAGCCAATTGGTCTCTCGTTAGTTGGTGGGTCTGCCTTATCCCTGGCAGCTGCACTAGTCTTTGTTTTTTTACTAAATCCATCCAATTCAAATCAGTCCGAGGTGGCAAACGCCTCTGTGGTTAAAACCTCGAATGCAATCGTTTCTCCTTTAAAAGTGATTGTTTCTTCTGTAAAAGGGAAGGTTTCCGTTTTGCCCGAAGGAAGCTCTCATCCTGTGGCACTTGTAAAAAACTACCAATTGGTTTCAGGGGATATCATCATCACTGATGGAAATTCACAAAGCGATATAGATTTTGAAACTGGATCTTGGATGCGCATCACACCAAATTCAGAAGTAATTTTGGATCGAATTGAAAAAACAGAAGATGCCCAAACCCAAAAGTTTTCTGTGAAAAAAGGCAAACTTTTTGCTTCTGTTTCCAAACTTTCTAAGGACAGTCAATTCATTGTGCAAGCCGGCGAACATCTTACGCAAGTTAGAGGAACGGTTTTTAGTGTTCAATTTGATGGGACGTTAGAGGTGGTCGCAGTGCGTGAAGGTTCTGTCTCTGTGGGAGATCTGATCCTCAGTTCGAAGCAACAGACCATCGTAAAACTAGGAGAAAATCCTATCTCTGTTGCTTCTTTGAGTGTCAAAGAAGACAAAGAACTCAAAGCATTTCAAACGCAAAGCATTCTTGCTCGCGAGTCCAAACTGTATGAAGAACATGCAAGATTAGAACTTGTACGATTGGAAGATGGAACCGAATACCGAGGTGTGATTCTTGGACAATCAGAAACTCACCTTCATTTCCAAGGATTGGATGGTTTGATCGAAATCCCGATTCAAAAGATATTAGAAACAGAAAAAATTCGTTAA
- a CDS encoding RNA polymerase sigma factor, whose translation MSQIYERSHKRIYDFLYKYTQNADTAMDLMQDSFLSFHKHYGEAGLSEEKSVMVLYTIARNLSINYAKKFSTTKEIVSDEIEFHSHNPKLETRAEYQDLEDRLYSFLGELSEEERSALLLKNVEGFQLVQIAEVLGVSVSTASRLVIRATEKVLAIAKRENLVPD comes from the coding sequence ATGAGTCAAATTTATGAAAGAAGCCATAAACGTATTTATGACTTCCTTTACAAGTACACTCAAAATGCGGACACGGCAATGGATTTGATGCAAGATAGTTTCTTAAGTTTCCATAAGCACTACGGCGAAGCCGGCCTTTCGGAAGAGAAGTCCGTTATGGTTCTGTATACAATTGCCCGTAATTTATCTATCAATTATGCTAAAAAATTCTCTACGACAAAAGAGATTGTTTCCGATGAAATCGAGTTTCATAGCCACAATCCAAAACTGGAAACGAGGGCTGAATACCAAGATTTAGAGGATAGGCTCTATTCTTTTTTGGGAGAGCTTTCGGAAGAAGAACGCTCTGCTTTGTTACTTAAGAATGTGGAAGGATTTCAGTTGGTGCAAATCGCTGAGGTCTTGGGAGTTTCGGTTTCTACGGCATCTCGTTTGGTCATAAGGGCCACAGAGAAAGTGTTGGCCATTGCCAAAAGAGAAAATTTGGTACCGGATTAG